The DNA region ACAAACGAGCTAAAATACATCCTAACTTAAGCCGAGAACAATTAGAAGCGCTACCAGTCCTCAATCAACTGCTGACAAATGTCAATAACCAATTAGAAAAGCTGAAAGAAATTTAACGATAACTACTGTCTACTTTCAAGCCTACATCATGCCTTCTTAGCTAATTACCTGCTACATTGGCTTTTAAGACTCCACAGCCAAGATGACAATGACGGAAGCAACTGCTGTTCGCCCCGATAGCAAAATTAATACAACGCCGCAGATACAGTATCAGGTAGCCATGTCGCAACCTGAATCGCATTTGTTTGAAGTTACCTTAAACCTGACAGGTTGGAAATCACCATTACTCGATCTCAAGCTACCCGTTTGGACACCAGGTTCTTACCTAGTCCGAGAATACGCCAAACACATTCAAGATTTTACCGCAACCGCAGGAGAAAAACCTTTATCGTGGCGCAAGCTCAGTAAAAATCACTGGCAAGTCACAACGATGGAGCAAGATGCGACAATTACAATCCAATATCGCGTATTTGCGCACGAATTATCAGTCCGCACAAATCACTTAGACGCAACTCACGGTTACTTTAATGGCGCAGCACTGTTTTTGAGAATTCCTGAGTGGGAGAAACAAGCAATTAGCGTCACGATCGTACCGCCTAAACCCGAATGGCGGGTAACAACTCCTTTACCAGTATCCACAGCACCTCAAACTTTCATCGCTTCTGACTATGACACGTTAGTTGATAGTCCTTTTGAAATTGGCTGTCATGAGTTACATCATTTTGAAGCTTTAGACAAATCTCATGAATTAGCGATTTGGGGAAAGGGAAATATTGATGTAGCAAAGATGATTCCCGACATCCAAAAAATTATTCAGGTAGAAGCCGAGATGTTTGGTGGTTTACCTTACGAAAGGTACGTCTTTTTGTTGCACCTATCTTCGCAAGGTAATGGCGGTTTAGAACATAAAGATAGTTGTTCCTTAAATTATCCACGCTTAGGATTTCGAGCAAAAGAGAAGTATGATCGCTTTATGCAATTGGTCGCACATGAGTTTTTTCACTTGTGGAACGTTAAACGAATTCGTCCTAAAGCATTAGAAGTATTTGACTACGATCGCGAAAACTACACGCCGTCGCTGTGGTTTTGTGAGGGAACAACAAGTTATTACGATATTGTCATACCTCTACGCGCAGGAATTTATGATGCTAAGTCATTTTTAGATAACTTGAGTAAAGATATTACGCGCTTGCAAACGACGCCAGGGCGCTTAGTGCAACCCTTATCCGAATCGAGTTGGGATGCTTGGATTAAATTATATCGCCCCGATGCTAATAGTGGTAATTCTCAAATTTCTTACTACCTCAAAGGCGAATTAGTATCGTTGCTACTAGATTTAATGATTCGCGATCACCACAATAACAAGCGATCCCTTGATGATGTCATGCAGCAGATGTGGCAACAATTTGGCAAATCAGAAGTTGGTTTTACCCCTGAACAGTTGCAACAAGTTATTGAGTCAGTAGCAGAAATCGAGTTGACTGATTTCTTTGATAAATATATTGGCGGTGTTGAAGAGTTACCCTTTGATCAGTATCTTGAACCCTTTGGTTTACAGATCTCAGCAGAAATGGAAGATAACGCAGCGCCTTATTTA from Chroogloeocystis siderophila 5.2 s.c.1 includes:
- a CDS encoding M61 family metallopeptidase produces the protein MTEATAVRPDSKINTTPQIQYQVAMSQPESHLFEVTLNLTGWKSPLLDLKLPVWTPGSYLVREYAKHIQDFTATAGEKPLSWRKLSKNHWQVTTMEQDATITIQYRVFAHELSVRTNHLDATHGYFNGAALFLRIPEWEKQAISVTIVPPKPEWRVTTPLPVSTAPQTFIASDYDTLVDSPFEIGCHELHHFEALDKSHELAIWGKGNIDVAKMIPDIQKIIQVEAEMFGGLPYERYVFLLHLSSQGNGGLEHKDSCSLNYPRLGFRAKEKYDRFMQLVAHEFFHLWNVKRIRPKALEVFDYDRENYTPSLWFCEGTTSYYDIVIPLRAGIYDAKSFLDNLSKDITRLQTTPGRLVQPLSESSWDAWIKLYRPDANSGNSQISYYLKGELVSLLLDLMIRDHHNNKRSLDDVMQQMWQQFGKSEVGFTPEQLQQVIESVAEIELTDFFDKYIGGVEELPFDQYLEPFGLQISAEMEDNAAPYLGIRAQAENGKELIKVVEANTPAAVAGIDAGDELLAIDGIRVQASSLSDRLKDYRPHDTIQVTVFHQDELRTYNVVLTEPRFSKYHIVPLERPSPQQQQNLQEWLGVPLETIG